One Campylobacter concisus DNA segment encodes these proteins:
- a CDS encoding saccharopine dehydrogenase family protein, whose amino-acid sequence MSNILIIGAGGVSQVATVKCAMNSDVFTNITLASRTKSKCDAIAKFIKDRLGVQINTAQIDADDTAAVVELIKQTKADLLLNVALPYQDLTLMDACVKAGIPYIDTANYEHPDTAKFEYKLQWAKDADFKNAGTMALLGSGFDPGVTNVFCAYAQQNLFDEIHEIDILDCNAGDHGYPFATNFNPEINLREVSANGRYWEAGKWIETKPMEIMFKWDYPKVGVKDSYLLYHEELESLVKNIKGLKRIRFFMTFGQSYLTHMKCLENVGMLRIDEVEHNGMKIVPIQFLKTLLPDPASLGPRTKGKTNIGCVIRGLKDGKERQVYIYNVCDHEACYAETGAQAVSYTTGVPAMIGSLMVAKGIWSGKGVFNMENFDAKPFMDELNKQGLPWEMIEMKPGERYEV is encoded by the coding sequence ATGTCAAATATCTTAATCATCGGAGCAGGTGGCGTTAGCCAAGTCGCAACCGTAAAATGTGCGATGAACTCGGACGTTTTTACAAATATCACCCTAGCAAGCCGCACAAAAAGCAAGTGCGACGCGATCGCTAAATTTATAAAAGATCGCCTTGGCGTGCAGATAAACACCGCGCAGATCGACGCTGACGACACAGCGGCCGTAGTGGAGCTCATCAAACAAACAAAGGCCGATCTGCTACTAAATGTCGCGCTGCCGTATCAAGACCTAACCCTTATGGACGCTTGCGTAAAGGCTGGCATACCTTACATCGACACTGCAAACTACGAGCACCCAGACACCGCAAAATTTGAATACAAGCTTCAGTGGGCGAAGGACGCCGACTTCAAAAACGCTGGCACCATGGCGCTTCTTGGCTCTGGCTTTGACCCAGGAGTGACAAACGTATTTTGCGCCTATGCACAGCAAAATTTATTTGACGAGATCCACGAGATCGACATCCTAGACTGCAACGCTGGCGATCACGGATATCCATTTGCGACAAATTTCAACCCAGAGATAAATTTACGCGAAGTTAGCGCAAATGGCCGCTACTGGGAGGCTGGCAAGTGGATCGAGACAAAGCCGATGGAGATAATGTTTAAGTGGGACTACCCAAAAGTAGGCGTAAAAGATAGCTATCTACTCTATCACGAGGAGCTAGAGAGCTTAGTTAAAAACATCAAAGGGCTAAAGAGAATTCGCTTTTTCATGACCTTTGGACAAAGCTACCTAACTCACATGAAGTGCCTAGAAAACGTGGGAATGCTGCGCATAGACGAGGTCGAGCATAACGGCATGAAAATCGTGCCGATCCAGTTTTTAAAGACCCTGCTGCCCGACCCTGCAAGCCTTGGTCCTCGTACAAAAGGCAAAACAAACATCGGCTGCGTGATACGTGGGCTAAAAGATGGCAAAGAGCGCCAAGTCTATATCTACAACGTCTGCGACCACGAGGCTTGCTACGCTGAGACCGGCGCACAGGCTGTTAGCTACACCACGGGCGTGCCAGCGATGATCGGCTCGCTAATGGTCGCAAAAGGCATCTGGAGTGGCAAAGGCGTCTTTAATATGGAGAATTTTGACGCAAAACCTTTCATGGACGAGCTAAATAAGCAGGGTTTGCCGTGGGAGATGATAGAAATGAAACCCGGCGAAAGATACGAAGTTTAA